A part of Rhopalosiphum maidis isolate BTI-1 chromosome 3, ASM367621v3, whole genome shotgun sequence genomic DNA contains:
- the LOC113555968 gene encoding uncharacterized protein LOC113555968: MEFRLSVLAVVLGVAAIALAADEKSSTPAPEAEGSIRIYRRLIPADVLRDFPGLCFASTKCATVEPGHTWELSPFCGRSTCVQGEGTDRLLELVEDCGPYPKSNPKCKLSEKTNKTASFPDCCPVFDCEPGVKLEYPELTVVENSESPDGGADSTTTTSTEKPKN, encoded by the exons ATGGAATTCAGACTGAGCGTTTTGGCAGTAGTGTTAGGAGTGGCTGCGATTGCACTTGCAGCTGACGAAAAATCATCGACACCTGCACCAGAAGCCGAAGGATCGATCAGGATTTACCGCAGGCTAATACCAGCAGATGTCTTGAGAG ATTTTCCCGGACTGTGTTTCGCATCAACTAAATGCGCCACCGTGGAGCCAGGACACACATGGGAGCTATCACCATTCTGCGGCCGTTCCACTTGCGTACAAGGCGAGGGCACCGACAGACTGTTAGAGTTGGTAGAAGACTGCGGTCCATACCCCAAGTCCAACCCAAAGTGCAAACTATCTGAAAAGACCAACAAGACAGCCAGTTTCCCTGACTGCTGTCCTGTGTTCGACTGCGAGCCTGGTGTTAAGCTTGAATATCCCGAACTTACTGTAGTTGAGAACTCGGAATCACCCGATGGCGGCGCTGACAGTACCACCACTACATCCACGGAAAAGCCCAAAAATTGA
- the LOC113555967 gene encoding MKRN2 opposite strand protein yields MNNDSGIISFQHCNHKNIYCINIPTNCPVCKICLKNLQNIPIRVPYPFVRASQQPCAIIVKPTCGNFLNNYQLMDDLHIGVTTSRGTVISYDWNGIIEDTENWQGCLVVFQLNDHCMETHWDTILTDIIKNECWNSSRYNEEDHNCFSFIIAFLKQFNTFKSPVHHIETREDFAELYVAPTTIKAYKYIYLYRKIIENGFYIYSQPSNEILSIQ; encoded by the exons atgaataatgattCTGGTATAATTAGCTTTCAACATTGTAATCATAAGAACATATACTGTATAAACATTCCAACTAATTGTCCTGTttgcaaaatatgtttaaaaaatttgcaGAACATTCCAATCAG agttCCTTATCCTTTTGTAAGAGCATCTCAGCAACCATGCGCTATTATCGTGAAACCAACTTGTGggaattttttaaa TAACTACCAATTAATGGATGATTTACATATTGGAGTAACAACTTCAAGAGGTACTGTTATATCATATGATTGGAATGGAATCATTGAGGATACAGAAAACTGGCAAGGATGTTTAGTGGTGTTTCAACTAAATGACCATTGTATGGAAACACATTGGGATACTATATTaacagatataataaaaaatgagtgTTGGAACAGTTCTAG ATACAACGAAGAGGATCACAATTGTTTTTCGTTCATAATAGCTTTTTTGAAACAGTTTAACACCTTCAAATCACCGGTACATCATATCGAAACGAGAGAAGACTTTGCAGAATTATATGTAGCTCCAACTACGATAAaagcttataaatatatttatctttacagaaaaataatagaaaatggtTTCTATATTTACAGTCAACCGTCGAATGAAATATTgtctatacaataa
- the LOC113556589 gene encoding homeobox protein PKNOX2-like yields MVSYSDSVTSNLTAIANNNIQQTDQAIFEADKRAVYKHPLFPLLALLFERCEQATQSAAISNSESFNMDIQAFVQHQERDRKPFLINDTEIDGLMIKAIQVLRIHLLELEKVQELCKDFCSRYITCLKIKMQSENLLRSDYTSGYIENNSSGNSSNSNSPLCHSPHHSQVISSSGVSVRQSGDNDAIKPKTIMDLKNITCLLSNIPSSTSVEMKDVSQVSDVSQLDLTVTKSTLQNSSLEKTPLSAIGTNVLQNNVSILHGSLSATSGGSCDEEDDYFGSKKKRQQKRGILPKQATSVMRSWLFQHLIHPYPTEDEKKIIAAQTNLTLLQVNNWFINARRRILQPMLDASTPDIAGEQNFTLSKDKSAIVDNNKFSWPADDLLQSQNVNENSNESNFGESEAEDDEEEEISDIFSQHSVNESD; encoded by the exons ATGGTTTCATACTCAGATAGTGTAACATCTAATTTAACGGCTAtcgccaataataatattcaacaaacAGATCAAGCAATATTTGAAGCTGATAAACGAGctgtttataa gCATCCACTTTTTCCTTTACTAGCATTACTTTTTGAAAGATGTGAACAAGCCACTCAGTCAGCAGCAATTTCAAATTCTGAAAGTTTTAATATGGATATACAAGCATTTGTTCAACATCAAGAAAGAGAtagaaaaccatttttaattaatgatacaGAAATCGACGGATTG atgatTAAAGCTATTCAAGTATTacgaatacatttattggaaCTAGAAAAAGTTCAAGAATTGTGCAAAGATTTTTGTAGTAGATACATAACatgtctaaaaattaaaatgcaaagTGAAAATTTATTACGTTCTGATTACACATCGGGttacatagaaaataatagcAGTGGTAACTCAAGTAATAGCAATTCTCCATTATGCCATTCTCCACACCATAGTCAG GTGATATCCTCTTCAGGAGTTTCTGTGCGGCAGTCTGGAGACAACGATGctataaaaccaaaaacaataatggatttaaaaaacataacctgtcttttatcaaatataccaTCCTCCACATCCGTAGAAATGAAAGATGTATCTCAAGTCTCAGATGTTTCCCAACTTGATTTGACAGTCACTAAATCTACACTTCAAAACTCTTCTTTAGAAAAAACACCATTATCAGCAATTGGTACAAATGTATTACAGAATAATGTTTCTATTTTACATg gttcCTTATCAGCTACTAGTGGTGGCTCTTGTGATGAAGAAGATGACTACTTTGGGAGTAAAAAGAAAAGGCAACAAAAAAGAGGAATTCTCCCTAAACAGGCTACAAGTGTAATGCGCTCTTGGctttttcaacatttaatt cATCCTTATCCAACagaagatgaaaaaaaaattattgccgCACAGACTAATTTAACATTGTTACAAGTAAATAATTGGTTTATCAATGCACGAAGACGAATATTACAACCAATGCTTGATGCGTCTACCCCTGATATTgctg gtgaACAAAACTTTACTCTTTCTAAAGATAAGTCTGCAATTGTTGATAATAACAAGTTTTCATGGCCTGCTGATGATTTATTACAATCTCAAAATGTCaatg aaaattcaaatgaATCAAATTTTGGTGAAAGTGAAGCAGAAGATGACGAAGAAGAAGAAATTAGTGATATTTTTTCTCAACATAGTGTTAATGAATCAGATTAG